One Lacunisphaera limnophila DNA window includes the following coding sequences:
- a CDS encoding DEAD/DEAH box helicase yields the protein MPPHPRQPSVRSVRTPPALTALRAWLGTFPAEKREEGGEYYRRKAVKEVWSEADHLVKAELDLGGEVLAITLFLTRGAWTSRCSCPVLHQCEHVYAASLAWLAAVESGQLDGRRPSIPLLPAERSADAKPAVPAAPLGETVLSPGLSAWLRALPAPGEQAAAASAGALHAVAGLRVRLDAHGKWHLEIRVSDEPRWKPPAKRLLADLAASRPADFEHLPAAEAALGAAFAAECRLDARTLTPRLSLSEETVIGLLRTTAARAALVLPDGTPFTVQTDPLAFQASASPGQADRLDLHLVTPDGRVATGARLITPRPEPLYLFDGRVWRGPPPVPASHLPTAALNDVRLLPRLRAAGIRLPAGLSAEIRTVVLRPRLRCWLTPAFEENERDFHAQLVARAENPPCEQRWTENAGWQWSPQGLPPPRGPEEPLLEFDLTAASAVSGSFASFRLVWDGWAEAWTRPVSDSFPDEFISWHDALPDHVELDVSPELADLLGAPVRGHLSVSVATAGDSEQDWFDLSVGIGVQDTTLTPEEIALLLKARGKWVTLPKHGWRRLDPAIALDPDSASALERLGLSVDDVMATGRATSHRLHALQLAAEAAPLVGTDSLLVHHLRDRAARLAALPAPTLPAGLRAELRPYQREGFLFLAHLSAHGLGGVLADDMGLGKTVQTLAWLLHLAETRPAGAPPFRCLVVCPKSVTHGWLTEAARFAPGLAIAAFDPVSPRAITDAINAPHQTAPRILVANYTQLRLHATAFRAAPWDAVVLDEGQFIKNPGSQVAVVARALRARHRVVLTGTPIENRLTDLWSLFAFAQPGLLGDQPAFRRQYPEVEPEALARLHRRVQHFLLRRTKAQAAPDLPTRTEDDIIVDLEGEQRRLYDAELKRARAHLMGVKTPGELGAVRFHVLASLLRLRQICCHPALVDPAHAILPSAKLDALLERVEELADEGHQVLVFSQFVGMLEIIRTRLTAANIGHLILTGATENRAELVDQFQTDRTKTVFLLSLKAAGFGLNLTAASYAFLYDPWWNPAAEAQAIDRIHRIGQTRPVMAYRLIADNTVEQKIRALQREKSALASAVIQEESVATVMDLDSLREILS from the coding sequence ATGCCCCCCCATCCCCGCCAACCCAGCGTGCGCAGTGTCCGCACGCCCCCGGCACTCACCGCGCTGCGCGCGTGGCTGGGCACCTTCCCCGCGGAAAAACGCGAGGAAGGCGGCGAGTATTACCGCCGCAAGGCCGTGAAGGAGGTCTGGTCCGAGGCCGACCATCTCGTGAAGGCCGAGCTCGACCTCGGCGGCGAGGTCCTCGCCATCACCCTCTTCCTCACCCGCGGCGCCTGGACCTCGCGCTGCTCGTGCCCGGTGCTGCACCAGTGCGAACACGTCTACGCCGCCAGCCTCGCCTGGCTCGCCGCTGTCGAATCCGGCCAGCTCGACGGCCGCCGCCCTTCCATCCCGCTGCTGCCCGCTGAACGCTCCGCCGACGCGAAACCGGCCGTCCCCGCCGCGCCGCTCGGTGAAACCGTCCTGTCCCCCGGCCTCTCGGCTTGGCTGCGGGCGCTCCCCGCGCCCGGCGAGCAAGCCGCTGCCGCCTCCGCCGGTGCGCTGCACGCGGTCGCCGGCCTGCGCGTGCGCCTCGACGCCCACGGCAAGTGGCACCTTGAGATCCGCGTGAGCGACGAGCCCCGCTGGAAACCGCCGGCCAAACGCCTGCTCGCCGATCTCGCGGCCTCCCGTCCTGCTGATTTCGAACACCTACCCGCCGCCGAGGCCGCCCTCGGCGCCGCCTTTGCCGCCGAATGCCGCCTCGACGCGCGCACCCTCACGCCGCGGCTGTCGCTGTCCGAGGAAACCGTCATCGGCCTCCTCCGCACCACCGCCGCCCGCGCCGCGCTGGTACTGCCCGACGGCACGCCGTTCACCGTGCAAACCGACCCGCTGGCGTTCCAGGCCAGCGCGTCGCCCGGCCAGGCCGACCGGCTGGATCTGCACCTCGTCACCCCCGACGGTCGCGTGGCCACGGGCGCCCGCCTGATCACCCCGCGACCGGAGCCGCTCTACCTCTTCGACGGCCGCGTCTGGCGCGGCCCGCCCCCCGTGCCAGCCTCCCACCTGCCGACCGCGGCGCTCAACGATGTCCGCCTCCTCCCGCGCCTGCGCGCCGCGGGCATCCGTCTGCCCGCCGGACTGTCGGCCGAAATCCGCACCGTGGTGCTGCGCCCCCGCCTGCGGTGCTGGCTCACGCCGGCCTTCGAGGAGAATGAGCGCGACTTCCACGCCCAGCTCGTCGCGCGCGCCGAAAATCCGCCCTGCGAGCAACGCTGGACCGAGAACGCCGGCTGGCAATGGAGCCCCCAGGGCCTGCCACCGCCCCGCGGGCCGGAGGAACCGCTGCTCGAGTTTGACCTCACCGCCGCCTCGGCCGTGAGCGGAAGCTTCGCCTCGTTCCGGCTCGTTTGGGACGGCTGGGCCGAGGCCTGGACCCGCCCCGTCTCCGATTCCTTCCCCGACGAGTTCATCAGCTGGCATGACGCCTTGCCGGACCACGTGGAGCTCGATGTCTCCCCGGAACTTGCCGACCTGCTTGGGGCGCCGGTGCGGGGCCACCTCAGCGTGTCCGTCGCCACCGCCGGCGACAGCGAGCAGGACTGGTTCGATCTTTCGGTCGGTATCGGGGTGCAGGACACCACGCTCACGCCCGAGGAAATCGCCCTGTTGCTCAAGGCCCGCGGCAAATGGGTCACGCTGCCCAAACATGGCTGGCGCCGTCTCGATCCGGCTATCGCGCTGGATCCGGACTCGGCTTCGGCCCTCGAACGTCTCGGCCTCAGCGTGGACGACGTGATGGCCACCGGCCGCGCCACCTCGCACCGGTTGCACGCGCTGCAACTCGCCGCCGAAGCCGCGCCCTTGGTCGGGACCGACTCCCTGCTGGTGCACCATCTCCGCGACCGCGCAGCCCGCCTCGCCGCCCTGCCGGCCCCAACCCTGCCCGCCGGCCTCCGCGCCGAATTGCGGCCCTACCAGCGCGAGGGTTTTCTCTTTCTTGCCCACCTCTCCGCCCACGGCCTCGGCGGCGTCCTCGCCGACGACATGGGCCTGGGCAAAACCGTGCAGACCCTCGCGTGGCTCCTGCACCTCGCCGAGACCCGCCCCGCCGGCGCCCCGCCGTTCCGCTGCCTCGTGGTTTGTCCGAAGAGCGTGACGCATGGCTGGCTGACCGAGGCCGCGCGGTTTGCGCCCGGCCTCGCGATCGCCGCCTTCGACCCGGTCAGCCCGCGCGCCATCACCGATGCGATCAATGCGCCGCACCAGACCGCGCCCCGCATCCTCGTCGCCAACTACACCCAGCTCAGGCTCCACGCCACGGCCTTCCGCGCCGCCCCCTGGGATGCGGTCGTGCTCGACGAGGGCCAGTTCATCAAGAATCCCGGCAGCCAGGTCGCCGTCGTCGCCCGCGCCCTGCGCGCCCGCCACCGCGTCGTCCTCACCGGCACGCCGATCGAGAACCGGCTCACCGACCTCTGGAGCCTCTTCGCCTTCGCCCAGCCCGGCCTGCTCGGCGACCAGCCCGCTTTCCGCCGCCAATACCCGGAGGTCGAGCCCGAAGCCCTCGCCCGCCTCCATCGCCGCGTGCAGCATTTCCTCCTGCGCCGCACCAAGGCCCAGGCCGCGCCCGACCTGCCCACCCGCACCGAGGACGACATCATCGTGGACCTCGAGGGCGAGCAGCGCCGGCTCTACGACGCCGAACTCAAGCGCGCCCGCGCCCACCTCATGGGCGTGAAGACCCCCGGCGAATTGGGCGCCGTGCGCTTCCACGTGCTCGCCAGCCTGCTCCGCCTGCGCCAGATCTGCTGCCACCCCGCACTCGTCGACCCGGCCCACGCCATCCTGCCCAGCGCCAAGCTCGACGCCCTGCTCGAGCGCGTCGAGGAACTCGCCGACGAGGGGCACCAGGTCCTCGTTTTCAGCCAGTTCGTGGGGATGCTGGAGATCATCCGCACCCGCCTCACCGCCGCGAACATCGGCCACCTCATCCTCACCGGCGCCACGGAGAACCGCGCCGAGCTCGTCGACCAGTTCCAGACGGACCGCACCAAGACGGTTTTCCTGCTCTCGCTGAAAGCCGCCGGCTTCGGCCTCAATCTCACCGCCGCGAGCTACGCATTCCTCTACGACCCGTGGTGGAACCCCGCCGCCGAGGCCCAGGCCATCGACCGCATCCACCGCATCGGCCAGACCCGCCCCGTGATGGCCTACCGCCTGATCGCCGACAACACGGTCGAGCAGAAGATCCGCGCTCTCCAGCGCGAGAAATCCGCCCTCGCCTCCGCCGTCATCCAGGAAGAGTCCGTCGCCACCGTGATGGACCTCGACAGCCTGCGGGAGATCCTCAGCTAG
- a CDS encoding glycine--tRNA ligase yields MPDSAESPNLMEALVSLAKRRGFIYQSSEIYGGLNGFFDYGPLGVELKRNIRDCWWRDMVHRRDDIVGIETSIIMHPKVWEASGHVAGFSDPLVDCKVSKQRYRADQLFWSPVVVDGKVAGYVSALESERTGAELQEAAESFKRKKALQGALAPVVVKDFTEAAEAEIPLIPSPATGEPGSLTAPRAFNMMFQTNVGAMSDASSVAYLRPETAQGMFVDFKNVVDTTRVKLPFGIAQVGKSFRNEITPRNFIFRSREFEQMEMEYFIHEDADWAKAHEEWIVWCESWLKSIGLPDSHLSRYTHPKEKLAFYSRGTVDIMFKYPFGVQELWGIAARGNYDLTQHANASGKPQEIFDETTKKKFVPHVIEPAVGTDRIFLAVLTAAYAEEDVTDEKGNTEKRTVLRLSPRIAPVKVAVLPLLKNKEQLTNRAKALYAKLKRNYAVQYDDGGAIGKRYRRQDEAGTPWCVTIDFDTIEKPGDTFTLRERDSMKQTRITEAELFALLAEHVY; encoded by the coding sequence ATGCCCGACTCCGCCGAATCCCCCAACCTCATGGAAGCCCTCGTCTCGCTCGCGAAACGCCGCGGCTTCATCTACCAGTCATCCGAGATCTACGGCGGGCTTAACGGCTTCTTCGACTACGGCCCGCTCGGCGTCGAGTTGAAGCGCAACATCCGCGATTGCTGGTGGCGCGACATGGTGCACCGCCGTGACGACATCGTCGGCATCGAGACCTCCATCATCATGCACCCCAAGGTCTGGGAGGCCTCCGGCCACGTCGCCGGCTTCTCCGACCCGCTCGTCGACTGCAAGGTGAGCAAGCAGCGCTACCGCGCCGACCAGCTGTTCTGGTCGCCCGTCGTCGTCGACGGCAAGGTCGCCGGGTACGTCTCCGCCCTTGAGAGCGAGCGCACCGGCGCCGAGCTCCAGGAAGCCGCCGAGTCGTTCAAGCGCAAGAAGGCCCTCCAGGGCGCACTCGCGCCCGTGGTCGTGAAGGACTTCACCGAGGCCGCCGAGGCCGAGATCCCGCTCATCCCCTCGCCCGCCACCGGCGAGCCCGGCTCCCTGACCGCCCCGCGCGCGTTCAACATGATGTTCCAGACCAACGTCGGCGCCATGAGCGACGCCTCGTCCGTCGCCTACCTCCGTCCCGAGACGGCCCAGGGCATGTTCGTGGATTTCAAGAACGTCGTCGACACCACGCGCGTGAAGCTGCCCTTCGGCATCGCCCAGGTCGGCAAGTCCTTCCGCAACGAGATCACGCCGCGCAACTTCATCTTCCGCTCCCGCGAGTTCGAGCAGATGGAAATGGAATACTTCATCCACGAGGACGCCGACTGGGCCAAGGCCCACGAGGAGTGGATCGTCTGGTGCGAGTCCTGGCTCAAGAGCATCGGCCTGCCCGACAGCCACCTCTCCCGCTACACCCACCCGAAGGAGAAACTCGCGTTCTACTCCCGCGGCACGGTGGACATCATGTTCAAGTATCCCTTCGGCGTGCAGGAGCTCTGGGGCATTGCCGCCCGCGGCAACTACGACCTCACGCAGCACGCCAACGCCAGCGGCAAGCCGCAGGAGATCTTCGACGAGACCACGAAGAAGAAGTTCGTCCCTCACGTCATCGAGCCCGCCGTCGGCACCGACCGCATCTTCCTCGCCGTCCTCACCGCCGCCTACGCGGAGGAGGATGTCACCGACGAGAAGGGCAACACCGAGAAACGCACCGTCCTTCGCCTCTCGCCCCGCATCGCCCCGGTCAAGGTCGCCGTGCTCCCGCTGCTCAAGAACAAGGAGCAACTCACGAACCGCGCCAAGGCGCTCTACGCGAAACTCAAGCGCAACTACGCCGTGCAATACGACGACGGCGGCGCCATCGGCAAACGCTACCGCCGCCAGGACGAGGCCGGCACGCCCTGGTGCGTGACCATCGACTTCGACACCATTGAGAAGCCCGGCGATACCTTCACCCTCCGCGAGCGCGACTCGATGAAACAGACCCGTATTACCGAGGCCGAGCTGTTTGCTCTCCTCGCGGAGCACGTGTACTGA
- a CDS encoding heme-binding protein: MANVSAFPPTAPGIFELKTLPAGTLLKSAAQGDYFAQSGPLFGPLFRYISSHDIRMTVPVEAVVDGAAMYFWVAPDEVAKLRGSANGVEVVPIPERKVASLGGRGGYNRANFEAAQARLLAWLAGQGAVEPAGPAYAVYWNGPLTPWFLREYEIHVPVRPKAVAPRS, from the coding sequence ATGGCCAATGTTTCCGCTTTTCCCCCCACCGCCCCCGGGATCTTCGAGCTCAAGACCCTGCCCGCCGGCACCCTGCTGAAATCCGCCGCCCAAGGAGACTACTTCGCTCAATCCGGCCCCCTGTTCGGTCCGCTGTTCCGCTACATCTCGAGCCATGACATCCGGATGACTGTCCCGGTGGAGGCGGTGGTGGACGGGGCCGCGATGTATTTCTGGGTGGCCCCGGATGAAGTGGCCAAGCTGCGGGGCTCGGCCAACGGCGTGGAGGTGGTGCCCATCCCCGAGCGGAAAGTGGCCTCCTTGGGCGGGCGGGGTGGATATAATCGAGCCAATTTTGAAGCGGCGCAGGCTCGCCTGCTCGCTTGGTTGGCCGGCCAGGGGGCGGTCGAGCCCGCTGGTCCCGCCTACGCGGTCTACTGGAACGGTCCGCTCACCCCCTGGTTTCTGCGCGAGTACGAGATCCATGTGCCGGTGCGCCCGAAGGCGGTCGCCCCGCGCTCTTGA
- a CDS encoding energy transducer TonB, protein MKHPLRFLSLSLLMISLVGVAAPAATGHKVLVEITFDEKGEAEEAKVVETDDPTGAQILSQIALRLAEEVKQPARTDKDGKPMKFKARAPFNFPVEGDEGPEANNAPKPALRQTVQPVYPEALAAASEVGGAILELIIAADGSVSKATVLRSSHPEFANAAYAAVVQWQFAPAQKDGVAVESRWRIAVNFSVDNKEADWLWRVAPRPSLGSFTAVRAKVPAPAEAPAPAAPAETK, encoded by the coding sequence ATGAAACACCCGCTTCGTTTTCTGTCCCTGTCCCTCCTGATGATCAGCCTGGTCGGCGTGGCCGCCCCGGCCGCCACCGGCCACAAGGTCCTCGTGGAAATCACCTTTGATGAAAAGGGCGAGGCCGAGGAGGCAAAGGTCGTGGAAACGGATGATCCGACGGGCGCCCAGATCCTCAGCCAGATTGCGCTCCGCCTCGCGGAGGAGGTCAAGCAGCCCGCCCGGACGGACAAGGACGGCAAGCCGATGAAGTTCAAGGCGCGTGCGCCCTTCAATTTTCCCGTCGAGGGTGACGAGGGTCCCGAGGCCAACAACGCGCCCAAGCCGGCGCTGCGCCAGACGGTCCAGCCGGTCTACCCCGAGGCGCTGGCGGCCGCGAGCGAGGTGGGCGGTGCGATCCTGGAGCTGATCATCGCGGCCGACGGCAGCGTGAGCAAGGCGACCGTGCTGCGTTCGTCGCATCCCGAGTTTGCCAACGCGGCGTACGCGGCGGTGGTGCAGTGGCAGTTCGCTCCGGCGCAGAAGGACGGCGTGGCGGTTGAGTCCCGCTGGCGCATCGCGGTCAATTTCTCGGTGGATAACAAGGAGGCCGACTGGCTGTGGCGCGTGGCGCCGCGCCCGAGCCTCGGGAGCTTCACGGCCGTGCGGGCCAAGGTGCCCGCGCCGGCGGAGGCCCCCGCCCCGGCGGCGCCGGCGGAGACGAAGTAA
- a CDS encoding TonB family protein, translating to MIRYTLSHGRSVRLALVAGLMICSLTSSGAEPGPNNASGADVLPKSVRRDPPLYPYNAAKAGLNGKVQIEFIVDEAGDVINPHVVRSNNPWFERPALDAVLKWKFEPGRKGGRPVKVRANQLLEFDSGAALGGHELWRVPARNPDPEAPPELRWTKPPTPINTAFPVYPWGDFEARRDGRTDLRFVIGPQGRVIAAKVVSATTPEMAEAVLAMIDTWEFTPAQKADGTPCFSAFSIQHDFRHAGIRGDVPITEGAHRILRRIQKSPEKIVSAAQLDERPRALSTRPPVYPTKLLQAGQPGSAQIEFIIDEEGDAQLPRIVASTEPAFGYAAVQAVATWRFAPPRQGGKPVATRVQVPIDFAPPKIEKPATP from the coding sequence ATGATCCGATACACCCTGTCCCACGGTCGATCCGTGCGCCTGGCGCTAGTCGCCGGGCTGATGATCTGCAGCCTGACCTCGTCCGGCGCCGAGCCCGGACCAAACAACGCCTCTGGCGCCGACGTGTTGCCCAAGTCGGTTCGGCGCGATCCGCCCCTCTATCCCTACAACGCCGCCAAGGCCGGGCTCAACGGGAAGGTGCAGATTGAGTTTATCGTCGATGAAGCCGGAGACGTGATCAACCCGCACGTGGTCCGGTCGAACAACCCGTGGTTTGAGCGACCCGCCCTGGATGCGGTCCTGAAGTGGAAGTTCGAGCCCGGGCGCAAGGGAGGCCGGCCGGTCAAAGTCCGGGCCAATCAGTTGCTGGAATTCGATTCGGGGGCGGCCCTGGGAGGGCATGAGCTGTGGCGGGTGCCGGCCCGCAATCCCGATCCCGAGGCGCCGCCCGAGCTCCGTTGGACCAAGCCCCCGACGCCGATCAACACCGCGTTTCCCGTCTACCCGTGGGGGGATTTCGAGGCCCGGCGCGATGGCCGGACCGACCTGCGCTTTGTCATCGGCCCCCAGGGTCGCGTGATCGCGGCCAAGGTGGTTTCGGCCACCACCCCGGAAATGGCCGAAGCCGTGCTGGCCATGATCGACACGTGGGAGTTCACGCCGGCGCAGAAGGCCGACGGCACCCCGTGTTTCTCCGCGTTTTCCATCCAGCATGACTTCCGCCACGCTGGCATCCGGGGCGATGTGCCGATCACGGAAGGGGCCCACCGGATCCTGCGGCGCATCCAGAAATCGCCGGAGAAGATCGTGTCCGCCGCCCAGCTGGACGAGCGACCCCGGGCCTTGTCCACCCGCCCGCCCGTCTATCCGACCAAGCTCCTCCAGGCCGGCCAGCCCGGATCGGCCCAAATCGAGTTCATCATCGACGAGGAGGGCGACGCCCAGCTCCCCCGGATCGTTGCCAGTACCGAACCCGCCTTCGGCTATGCGGCGGTGCAGGCGGTGGCGACCTGGCGGTTCGCCCCGCCCCGCCAAGGCGGCAAGCCGGTGGCCACGCGGGTGCAGGTCCCCATCGACTTTGCGCCGCCCAAAATCGAAAAACCCGCGACGCCCTGA
- a CDS encoding YceI family protein: MRSLRPLVLLLLLPLALAAAERSLKIDRTRSYVDVDVKATMDSFTARLDAYDLSATVDEKDRIKTAALAFRFADLKTGKAERDTAMIDWLGGGEPTGRFELGLLALTPSGQGQVSGNLTFHGQTALVEFPVTIERAADAYVVTGTATINTHTWGLKTFRKLGVLKVDPEVKIRFKFTGVPEAAK; the protein is encoded by the coding sequence ATGAGAAGTCTCCGTCCCCTGGTCCTGCTTTTACTCCTCCCCCTCGCCTTGGCCGCGGCCGAGCGCTCGCTCAAGATTGACCGCACCCGCTCCTATGTGGACGTGGATGTGAAGGCCACGATGGACTCGTTCACGGCGCGGCTCGACGCCTATGACCTGAGCGCCACGGTCGATGAAAAGGATCGCATCAAGACGGCGGCGCTCGCCTTCCGGTTCGCCGACCTCAAGACGGGCAAGGCGGAGCGGGACACCGCCATGATTGACTGGTTGGGCGGCGGCGAACCCACCGGCCGGTTCGAACTCGGCCTGCTGGCGCTGACCCCGTCCGGCCAGGGCCAGGTGTCCGGCAACCTCACCTTTCACGGGCAGACGGCGCTGGTCGAATTCCCGGTCACCATCGAGCGCGCGGCCGACGCCTACGTCGTCACGGGCACGGCGACGATCAACACCCACACGTGGGGGCTGAAGACTTTCCGCAAGCTCGGGGTGCTGAAGGTGGATCCGGAGGTGAAGATCCGGTTCAAGTTCACGGGTGTGCCGGAAGCGGCGAAGTAA
- a CDS encoding M16 family metallopeptidase → MTPPLRPLLLLCLLAGLAPFAAGAAGDPRAGRWAHEGSAHPTDPRVVWGRLDNGLRYALLPHAGAPQRVNMKLIVLAGSVDESDAELGLAHFTEHMAFHGSAEMDALQMLAFFRRLGAEYGSDVNAYTTFDSTTYSLDFRENDPRFLADGLRFFRGVAGSIKFESAVIDRERRVIFAEKRNRTGISDLGTEATLPVIFRGASFAHHSPIGTDETLRTFRREQFLEFYRRNYRPDLMVLVAAGDFDAAALEQVVREKFSSLPKPTTPVPTRTAGRPEIRGMRAGVYRVSGIGSAETLAASVVPLAPRSDPREVQLHLWRSNLAMELFSHRLRYLIPGAGAPQASYEVIMNLASVVASVSVPGSAWTQGVLGLDQAVREVLKRGFTAAEVGEFRTRYLEFTRHQIEQLPVMDPAELCTQLADSITEHTVFNGPAAELAWTADWLNRLKPDELNRAFRDLWQPDAMAFHVTGDVDLELKPDDLVKTVQKNRRGEISYFLPPPPKDEPFVLKKPGPTATLAETRAVPELGAELLRLTNNVRVNFIPTKNEPGLVHAIIRIGDGLLTMPGQRPALKEFGLNTLMGSGTIFYQPDELAQIIDRRLLAFSFDLADNDAFAFRGQMAARNLETFLGIATEIVRSPKFNPYAHQEQRMRAAMGRAGSTMGFGEGQRQMMDHLFQGDARFMSGTPKDYASLGVADVRQWMEPALTAGYLEVTIVGDIPREAALTAVTRTLGTLAPRAATKDRALPPLPVKVAAPAGFRRFEFIGELNLGMVRGNWPVTGRIDARANAALQVLSKLVEFRIRSEVRDARGFSYGPSTAFDPYGGFDDFGMMQATIDCTPADAQQVAQLVQDTAATFAATGADAEEFEGGRGIVRSQLRQGFKDNGFLVNLFKRAQERPGRIDEILALHTGLVDQLTLEEVNAWAAKIFPVTNARTIMIVPKPFVGIFDGTRQ, encoded by the coding sequence ATGACGCCGCCGCTCCGTCCCCTGCTGCTTCTCTGCCTCCTGGCCGGCCTTGCTCCGTTCGCCGCCGGGGCCGCCGGGGATCCTCGCGCCGGCCGCTGGGCCCACGAGGGCTCCGCCCACCCCACCGACCCCCGGGTCGTCTGGGGCCGGCTCGACAACGGCCTGCGCTACGCCCTCCTGCCCCACGCCGGCGCGCCCCAGCGCGTCAACATGAAGCTCATCGTGCTCGCCGGCTCGGTGGACGAGAGCGATGCAGAGCTCGGCCTTGCCCACTTCACTGAGCACATGGCTTTTCACGGCAGCGCGGAGATGGACGCGCTGCAGATGCTCGCCTTTTTCCGCCGCCTGGGCGCCGAGTACGGCAGCGACGTCAACGCCTACACCACCTTCGACTCCACCACCTACAGCCTGGATTTCCGCGAGAACGACCCGCGCTTCCTCGCCGACGGCCTGCGTTTCTTCCGGGGCGTGGCCGGGAGCATCAAGTTCGAATCCGCCGTCATCGACCGCGAGCGCCGCGTGATCTTCGCCGAGAAACGCAACCGCACCGGCATCTCCGATCTCGGGACCGAGGCCACGCTCCCCGTGATCTTCCGCGGGGCCAGCTTCGCCCACCATTCACCCATCGGCACCGACGAGACGCTGCGCACTTTCCGCCGCGAGCAATTCCTGGAATTCTACCGCCGGAACTACCGGCCCGACCTGATGGTGCTCGTCGCCGCCGGTGACTTTGATGCGGCGGCGCTGGAACAGGTGGTCCGGGAAAAGTTTTCCTCGTTGCCCAAGCCCACCACGCCGGTCCCGACCCGGACGGCGGGACGGCCCGAGATCCGCGGTATGCGCGCCGGCGTGTATCGCGTTTCCGGCATCGGCTCGGCCGAGACCCTGGCCGCCAGCGTCGTGCCGCTGGCCCCGCGGTCCGATCCCCGCGAGGTCCAGCTCCACCTCTGGCGCAGCAACCTGGCGATGGAACTCTTCTCCCACCGTCTCCGCTACCTCATCCCCGGGGCCGGCGCCCCCCAGGCTTCCTATGAGGTGATCATGAACCTCGCCTCCGTCGTCGCCTCGGTCAGCGTCCCCGGCTCGGCCTGGACGCAGGGCGTGCTCGGCCTCGACCAGGCGGTGCGCGAGGTGCTCAAACGCGGCTTCACCGCCGCGGAGGTCGGCGAGTTCCGCACGCGCTACCTGGAGTTCACCCGCCACCAGATCGAGCAGCTGCCCGTGATGGATCCCGCCGAGCTGTGCACGCAGCTCGCCGACTCGATCACGGAGCACACGGTCTTCAACGGCCCCGCCGCCGAGCTGGCCTGGACCGCCGACTGGCTGAACCGCCTCAAGCCCGACGAGCTTAACCGCGCCTTCCGCGACCTCTGGCAGCCCGACGCCATGGCCTTCCATGTCACCGGTGACGTCGATCTTGAGCTCAAGCCTGACGACCTCGTGAAGACCGTGCAGAAGAATCGGCGCGGCGAGATCTCCTACTTCCTGCCGCCGCCGCCCAAGGACGAGCCCTTCGTCCTCAAGAAGCCCGGCCCCACCGCCACCCTCGCCGAGACCCGCGCCGTGCCGGAGCTGGGCGCGGAGCTGCTGCGGCTCACGAACAACGTCCGCGTCAATTTCATCCCCACCAAGAACGAGCCCGGCCTTGTCCATGCCATCATCCGCATCGGCGACGGCCTGCTGACCATGCCGGGCCAGCGACCCGCCTTGAAGGAATTCGGCCTGAACACCCTCATGGGCAGCGGCACCATCTTCTACCAGCCCGACGAGCTGGCGCAGATCATCGACCGGCGCCTGCTGGCGTTCAGCTTCGACCTCGCGGACAACGACGCCTTCGCCTTCCGCGGCCAGATGGCCGCGCGCAACCTCGAGACCTTCCTCGGCATCGCGACGGAGATCGTGCGCAGCCCGAAGTTCAATCCCTACGCCCATCAGGAACAACGGATGCGCGCCGCCATGGGCCGCGCGGGCTCCACCATGGGCTTCGGCGAGGGTCAGCGCCAGATGATGGACCACCTGTTCCAGGGTGACGCCCGCTTCATGTCGGGCACGCCCAAGGATTACGCCTCGCTGGGCGTCGCCGACGTCCGGCAGTGGATGGAACCCGCCCTCACCGCGGGCTACCTCGAGGTGACCATCGTGGGCGACATCCCGCGCGAGGCCGCCCTGACGGCGGTCACCCGCACGCTCGGCACCCTGGCGCCCCGCGCCGCCACCAAGGACCGTGCGCTCCCGCCCCTGCCGGTGAAGGTGGCCGCCCCCGCCGGCTTCCGCCGCTTTGAATTCATCGGCGAGCTCAATCTCGGCATGGTGCGCGGCAACTGGCCCGTGACCGGCCGCATCGACGCCCGCGCCAACGCCGCCCTGCAGGTCCTCAGCAAGCTGGTGGAATTCCGCATCCGCTCCGAGGTGCGCGATGCCCGGGGATTCTCCTACGGGCCGAGCACGGCCTTCGATCCGTACGGCGGCTTCGACGATTTCGGCATGATGCAGGCCACCATCGACTGCACCCCCGCCGACGCCCAGCAGGTCGCGCAACTCGTCCAGGACACCGCCGCGACCTTCGCCGCGACCGGCGCCGACGCCGAGGAGTTCGAGGGCGGTCGCGGCATCGTGCGTAGCCAGCTGCGCCAGGGATTCAAGGACAACGGCTTTCTCGTAAACCTCTTCAAGCGCGCCCAGGAGCGCCCCGGGCGCATCGACGAGATCCTCGCGCTGCACACCGGCCTGGTGGACCAGCTGACGCTCGAGGAGGTCAACGCGTGGGCCGCCAAGATCTTCCCCGTCACCAACGCCCGCACGATCATGATCGTGCCGAAGCCCTTTGTCGGGATCTTCGACGGCACGAGGCAGTAA